Proteins from a genomic interval of Nocardioidaceae bacterium:
- a CDS encoding UDP-N-acetylmuramoyl-tripeptide--D-alanyl-D-alanine ligase, with protein MTLGAIADATRGTVVPADATDLVVDGPVDVDSRRLGAGGLFVAVAGERVDGHDFADAAAERGAVAALGSRPLDLPTVVVPDPVVALGDLAREVLARRRAGTQPIRVLALTGSAGKTSTKDLMAAVLADPDPGPDHAASAVVATAGNFNNEIGVPLTVLRLTDRTSHLVLEMGARGIGHIAMLCRIARPDVAAVLNVGSAHLGEFGSREAIAQAKGEIVEALPPAEQQGVAVLAADDVRVAAMAPRTRARVLTFGRDAAADVRAVDERVDDVGRVSFTLTHGAESAEVALRGPGRHQVLNALAAAAAALAVSVPVPEVAARLSEARGGSPWRMEVTDVDGITVVNDAYNANPESMRAALDVLGGLGGRRAVAVLGAMGELGDDAPTAHAEVGAYAVPRVAALVVVGPQARQIAEGAREAVARGAGDCEVVEVPDHAAALHWLRTELRDDDVLLAKGSRSAGMEVVALDLVEHGWRGAPQAPGHGRAAEDDA; from the coding sequence CTGACGCTCGGCGCGATCGCCGACGCGACGCGGGGCACCGTCGTGCCGGCCGACGCCACCGACCTCGTCGTCGACGGACCGGTCGACGTGGACTCCCGACGCCTGGGAGCGGGCGGCCTCTTCGTCGCGGTCGCGGGTGAGCGTGTCGACGGCCACGACTTCGCGGATGCCGCCGCCGAGCGCGGCGCCGTGGCCGCGCTGGGGTCGCGTCCGCTCGACCTGCCCACCGTCGTCGTCCCGGACCCCGTGGTCGCCCTCGGGGACCTCGCTCGCGAGGTGCTGGCGCGCCGTCGCGCGGGCACCCAGCCGATCCGGGTGCTGGCCCTGACGGGGTCGGCGGGCAAGACCTCCACGAAGGACCTCATGGCGGCCGTGCTCGCCGACCCCGACCCCGGACCCGACCACGCGGCGTCGGCCGTGGTCGCGACCGCCGGCAACTTCAACAACGAGATCGGGGTGCCGCTCACGGTGCTCCGGTTGACCGACCGCACCTCCCACCTGGTGCTCGAGATGGGGGCCCGCGGCATCGGGCACATCGCGATGCTCTGCCGCATCGCCCGCCCCGACGTCGCCGCCGTGCTCAACGTGGGCAGCGCGCACCTGGGCGAGTTCGGCAGCCGGGAGGCGATCGCGCAGGCCAAGGGCGAGATCGTCGAGGCCCTGCCCCCGGCCGAGCAGCAGGGCGTCGCCGTGCTCGCGGCCGACGACGTACGCGTCGCCGCGATGGCCCCTCGCACGCGTGCCCGGGTGCTGACCTTCGGCCGTGACGCCGCGGCCGACGTACGCGCCGTGGACGAGCGCGTCGACGACGTCGGCCGGGTCTCCTTCACGCTGACCCACGGCGCGGAGAGCGCCGAGGTGGCGCTGCGGGGGCCGGGTCGCCACCAGGTGCTCAACGCCCTCGCGGCGGCCGCCGCGGCCCTCGCCGTGAGCGTGCCCGTGCCCGAGGTCGCCGCCCGGCTCTCCGAGGCCCGCGGTGGCTCGCCGTGGCGCATGGAGGTGACCGACGTCGACGGCATCACGGTCGTCAACGACGCCTACAACGCCAATCCGGAGTCGATGCGCGCCGCCCTCGACGTGCTGGGCGGTCTGGGAGGTCGTCGGGCCGTCGCGGTGCTCGGGGCCATGGGCGAGCTCGGCGACGACGCGCCGACGGCGCACGCCGAGGTGGGGGCGTACGCCGTGCCCCGCGTCGCGGCCCTCGTGGTCGTGGGCCCCCAGGCGCGGCAGATCGCCGAGGGCGCACGCGAGGCCGTCGCGCGCGGCGCAGGGGACTGTGAGGTGGTCGAGGTTCCGGACCACGCCGCGGCGCTGCACTGGTTGCGCACCGAACTGCGAGACGATGACGTCCTGCTCGCCAAGGGGTCCCGCAGCGCCGGCATGGAGGTCGTCGCGCTGGACCTGGTCGAGCACGGGTGGAGGGGCGCGCCGCAGGCGCCCGGGCACGGACGAGCAGCGGAGGACGACGCGTGA
- a CDS encoding UDP-N-acetylmuramoyl-L-alanyl-D-glutamate--2,6-diaminopimelate ligase, translated as MRDLAARVARDVLGDAAPAARLTGADASGVAVSGVTLSSQRVRPGDLYAALPGARTHGATYAAGAVEAGAVAVLTDEAGLTQLDGAGAPGGVPVLVVPEPRRLLGRLAAELYDHPARRLTVIAVTGTQGKTTTTRLLDSALAAAGTPAAVIGTVGTRVRGQDLATSLTTPEAPDLHALFAAMVQTRVEVCAMEVSSHALVLGRTDGLVADVAAFTNLGRDHLDFHDTVEDYFAAKASLFTPARSRRGVVNSDDEFGRRLLAEASVPCVRFALDDPEAEWRAVDVQLGRAGSTFTVLGPGGVRVETAVGLPGRFNVANALCAIAVAGEAGLDVARIAEHLGEAGVPGRLEEVPAGRDLGVLGVVDYAHKPDAVTAAIEALRTVTVGRVITVIGAGGDRDRGKRPVMGRIAASLSDVVVVTDDNPRSEDPATIRAEVLAGTREAEGAEDRAVEVVEVGDRAEAIAYAVSLAAAGDTVLVAGKGHETGQLVDGTTHPFDDRDVLARAFRAAATDRGAS; from the coding sequence GTGCGCGACCTCGCGGCGCGGGTGGCACGCGACGTGCTGGGCGACGCCGCACCCGCCGCACGACTCACCGGCGCCGACGCGTCGGGCGTCGCGGTCTCCGGCGTCACGCTGTCCTCCCAGCGGGTCCGGCCCGGCGACCTGTACGCCGCTCTCCCCGGCGCCCGCACGCACGGGGCCACCTACGCCGCGGGCGCGGTCGAGGCCGGTGCGGTCGCGGTGCTGACCGACGAGGCCGGGCTGACGCAGCTGGACGGGGCCGGTGCGCCCGGGGGCGTGCCGGTGCTCGTCGTGCCCGAGCCGCGCCGCCTCCTCGGGCGGCTGGCCGCGGAGCTCTACGACCACCCCGCCCGCCGCCTCACCGTGATCGCGGTGACCGGCACGCAGGGCAAGACGACCACGACCAGGCTGCTCGACTCGGCGCTGGCAGCCGCGGGCACACCCGCCGCCGTCATCGGCACCGTCGGCACCCGCGTGCGCGGACAGGACCTCGCGACCAGCCTCACCACCCCCGAGGCGCCGGACCTCCACGCCCTGTTCGCCGCGATGGTGCAGACCCGGGTGGAGGTCTGCGCGATGGAGGTGTCCTCCCACGCCCTGGTGCTGGGACGCACCGACGGGCTCGTCGCCGACGTCGCCGCCTTCACCAACCTCGGCCGCGACCACCTGGACTTCCACGACACCGTCGAGGACTACTTCGCCGCCAAGGCCTCGCTCTTCACCCCCGCCCGGAGCCGCCGCGGGGTGGTGAACTCCGACGACGAGTTCGGACGCCGACTGCTCGCCGAGGCGAGCGTGCCGTGCGTACGCTTCGCGCTCGACGACCCCGAGGCGGAGTGGCGGGCGGTCGACGTGCAGCTCGGTCGGGCCGGGTCGACCTTCACGGTCCTCGGCCCCGGCGGCGTACGCGTCGAGACCGCCGTCGGCCTGCCCGGCCGGTTCAACGTCGCCAACGCCCTCTGCGCGATCGCCGTCGCCGGCGAGGCCGGCCTGGACGTCGCGCGCATCGCGGAGCACCTGGGCGAGGCCGGCGTGCCCGGCAGGCTCGAGGAGGTGCCGGCGGGCAGGGACCTCGGCGTGCTCGGGGTGGTCGACTACGCCCACAAGCCGGACGCCGTCACGGCGGCGATCGAGGCGCTGCGCACGGTGACCGTCGGGCGTGTCATCACCGTCATCGGCGCCGGCGGCGACCGGGACCGCGGCAAGCGCCCCGTCATGGGCCGCATCGCCGCGTCGCTCTCCGACGTCGTCGTGGTCACCGACGACAACCCGCGCAGCGAGGACCCGGCCACGATCCGTGCCGAGGTGCTCGCCGGCACCCGGGAGGCCGAGGGAGCCGAGGACCGGGCGGTCGAGGTGGTCGAGGTCGGGGACCGCGCCGAGGCCATCGCGTACGCCGTCTCCCTCGCCGCCGCCGGCGACACCGTCCTCGTCGCGGGCAAGGGCCACGAGACCGGTCAGCTGGTCGACGGCACCACCCACCCCTTCGACGACCGTGACGTGCTGGCCCGTGCCTTCCGTGCCGCGGCGACCGACCGGGGTGCCTCGTGA
- a CDS encoding penicillin-binding protein 2, translating to MVLSLFAARLIQIQGIDPRSYATMAAEAGVVTEPLPALRGRILDRNGVPLADSVAGKMIVADPVLTVTNAPEIARILTDTVDANYFEVLTDLRDTSTRFRYLARRVPAPLADKVVSQLEEAEYDGVVAMDDPVRDYPARDIAANLVGVMGDDADEDFGAGLEFAFDDQLSGRDGRATYEAGSGYRLPLGDTSVTEPVDGRDLRLTIDRDVQWFAQRRLRQTVDASRAESGSVVVQDVRTGEILALADYPTFDAADPATADPDDIGARSVSDVYEPGSVQKALTAGALVDAGLVTPYTQLTVPNELPVMGESIGDWFDHGRLRLTMAGVIAKSSNIGTVQAAEQMTPKQQWEYLRAFGLGSKDSTGLAGASRGLVPDWSTWTDLSQATISYGQGISVTALQMATAFNTIANGGVRVSPSIVEGSATTRTGQKVGTDHTTRTRVISPEAASSTTSMLEQVTNPEGGTAPSAAIPGYRVAGKTGTANRVGESGSYDSFTVSFAGFAPADEPRFTVYCVVQAPQNGGGGGSTCGPVFHDVMSYLLRKYSVPPTGAAPAWLPIEWRP from the coding sequence ATGGTGCTGTCGCTGTTCGCCGCGCGGCTGATCCAGATCCAGGGCATCGACCCCCGCTCGTACGCCACGATGGCCGCCGAGGCCGGTGTCGTCACCGAGCCGCTGCCCGCACTGCGCGGCCGCATCCTCGACCGCAACGGCGTGCCGCTGGCCGACTCGGTGGCCGGCAAGATGATCGTGGCGGACCCGGTGCTGACCGTCACCAACGCACCCGAGATCGCTCGCATCCTCACCGACACCGTCGACGCCAACTACTTCGAGGTGCTGACGGACCTGCGCGACACCTCCACCCGCTTCCGCTACCTGGCGCGACGCGTTCCCGCCCCGCTCGCCGACAAGGTCGTCTCGCAGCTCGAGGAGGCCGAGTACGACGGCGTCGTCGCGATGGACGACCCGGTGCGCGACTACCCGGCCCGCGACATCGCGGCGAACCTCGTCGGTGTGATGGGTGACGACGCCGACGAGGACTTCGGTGCCGGGCTGGAGTTCGCCTTCGACGACCAGCTCAGCGGTCGCGACGGGCGCGCGACGTACGAGGCGGGCTCCGGCTACCGCTTGCCGCTCGGGGACACCTCGGTGACCGAACCGGTCGACGGGCGCGACCTGCGGCTGACCATCGACCGCGACGTGCAGTGGTTCGCCCAGCGTCGGCTGCGGCAGACCGTGGACGCGAGCCGCGCCGAGTCCGGCTCGGTGGTGGTGCAGGACGTGCGAACCGGCGAGATCCTCGCGCTGGCCGACTACCCGACCTTCGACGCCGCCGACCCCGCCACCGCCGACCCCGACGACATCGGTGCCCGGTCGGTCTCCGACGTGTACGAGCCCGGCTCGGTGCAGAAGGCCCTCACCGCGGGGGCGCTGGTCGACGCCGGCCTGGTCACGCCGTACACACAGCTCACCGTGCCGAACGAGCTTCCGGTGATGGGGGAGTCGATCGGCGACTGGTTCGACCACGGCCGGCTGCGGCTGACGATGGCGGGCGTGATCGCGAAGTCCTCCAACATCGGCACCGTGCAGGCCGCGGAGCAGATGACCCCGAAGCAGCAGTGGGAGTACCTGCGCGCGTTCGGTCTCGGCAGCAAGGACAGCACCGGTCTCGCCGGCGCCTCGCGCGGCCTCGTGCCCGACTGGTCGACGTGGACCGATCTCTCCCAGGCCACCATCAGCTACGGCCAGGGCATCTCGGTGACGGCGCTGCAGATGGCGACGGCCTTCAACACGATCGCCAACGGCGGCGTACGCGTCTCGCCGAGCATCGTCGAGGGCAGCGCCACGACCCGCACCGGGCAGAAGGTCGGCACCGACCACACGACGCGGACGCGCGTGATCTCACCCGAGGCGGCCTCCTCGACGACCAGCATGCTCGAGCAGGTGACCAACCCCGAGGGGGGCACCGCGCCGTCCGCGGCGATCCCCGGCTACCGCGTCGCGGGCAAGACCGGCACCGCCAACCGCGTCGGCGAGTCCGGCTCCTACGACAGCTTCACCGTCTCCTTCGCGGGCTTCGCCCCCGCCGACGAGCCGCGCTTCACCGTCTACTGCGTGGTGCAGGCCCCGCAGAACGGCGGCGGTGGCGGCTCGACCTGCGGGCCCGTCTTCCACGACGTCATGAGCTACCTGCTGCGCAAGTACAGCGTCCCTCCGACGGGAGCCGCCCCGGCGTGGCTGCCCATCGAGTGGCGGCCCTAG
- the rsmH gene encoding 16S rRNA (cytosine(1402)-N(4))-methyltransferase RsmH — protein sequence MLQRMGDLLAPALERPGAVYVDATLGLGGHAESMLQRFPQASLVGIDRDPEALTRAGARLEPFGDRVSLVQAVYDEIPGVLDDLGHGSADGMLFDLGVSSMQLDVRTRGFAYAVDAPLDMRMGDEGPTAADVLNTYEAPALARVLREYGEEKFARRIADRVVAAREVEPFTTSARLVELLYDAIPAPARRTGGHPAKRTFQALRIEVNDELAVLRRAVPAALSRLAVGGRVVAMSYHSLEDRIVKRAFAEVTTLDVPPGLPVVPEEAQPSLRLVTRGAEKADEAEVAANPRAASVRVRAVERTAPDRPDRPGRSRSAGATRTPRGGGRRGSRRGVEPHHPLDLLRPSHSSPSHPMSHPREVVA from the coding sequence ATGCTGCAGCGCATGGGCGACCTGCTGGCGCCCGCGCTGGAGCGACCCGGCGCCGTGTACGTCGACGCCACGCTCGGCCTCGGCGGTCACGCCGAGTCGATGCTGCAGCGTTTCCCGCAGGCGTCCCTGGTCGGCATCGACCGGGACCCCGAGGCGCTGACCCGCGCCGGTGCCCGCCTGGAGCCCTTCGGGGACCGGGTCAGCCTGGTGCAGGCCGTCTACGACGAGATCCCGGGCGTGCTCGACGACCTGGGGCACGGCAGCGCCGACGGCATGCTCTTCGACCTCGGTGTCTCCTCGATGCAGCTCGACGTCCGCACGCGGGGCTTCGCGTACGCCGTCGACGCCCCGCTCGACATGCGCATGGGCGACGAGGGCCCGACGGCCGCCGACGTGCTGAACACCTACGAGGCCCCCGCGCTGGCGCGGGTGCTGCGGGAGTACGGCGAGGAGAAGTTCGCCCGACGCATCGCCGACCGGGTCGTGGCGGCGCGCGAGGTCGAGCCCTTCACCACCTCCGCGCGGCTGGTGGAGCTGCTCTACGACGCGATCCCGGCCCCGGCCCGGCGTACGGGCGGCCACCCGGCCAAGCGCACGTTCCAAGCGCTGCGCATCGAGGTCAACGACGAGCTCGCGGTGCTGCGCCGAGCGGTCCCCGCGGCGCTGTCGCGGCTCGCGGTCGGCGGCCGGGTCGTCGCGATGAGCTACCACTCGCTCGAGGACCGCATCGTCAAGCGCGCCTTCGCCGAGGTCACCACCCTCGACGTGCCCCCCGGTCTGCCGGTCGTGCCCGAGGAGGCGCAGCCGAGCCTGCGGCTGGTCACCCGCGGCGCGGAGAAGGCCGACGAGGCCGAGGTCGCCGCGAACCCGCGCGCCGCCTCGGTCCGCGTCCGCGCCGTCGAGCGCACCGCCCCCGACCGACCCGACCGCCCCGGTCGCTCGCGCAGCGCCGGCGCCACGCGTACGCCCCGCGGCGGCGGCCGTCGCGGATCGCGTCGCGGCGTCGAGCCGCACCACCCGCTCGACCTCCTCAGGCCGAGCCACTCGTCACCGTCCCACCCGATGTCCCACCCGCGAGAGGTCGTCGCATGA
- the mraZ gene encoding division/cell wall cluster transcriptional repressor MraZ, whose amino-acid sequence MFFGTFTPRLDDKGRLILPAKFREGLGEGLVVTRGQERCLYVWSAEEFAQFTRQLQQAPMTVKGSRDFVRMLFAGASDEQPDKQGRITIPPMLRDYASLGRDCVVIGAMNRIEIWDADAWARYTAEQESQFSNLSEELFPGA is encoded by the coding sequence ATGTTCTTCGGCACCTTCACGCCGCGCCTCGACGACAAGGGCCGCCTGATCCTCCCCGCGAAGTTCCGGGAGGGACTGGGCGAGGGACTCGTGGTCACGCGGGGGCAGGAGCGCTGCCTCTACGTGTGGTCCGCGGAGGAGTTCGCGCAGTTCACCCGGCAGCTCCAACAAGCACCGATGACCGTGAAGGGATCACGGGACTTCGTCCGCATGCTGTTCGCCGGCGCGTCCGACGAGCAGCCCGACAAGCAGGGCCGCATCACCATCCCGCCGATGCTGCGCGACTACGCCTCCCTCGGGCGCGACTGCGTGGTCATCGGGGCGATGAACCGGATCGAGATCTGGGACGCCGACGCCTGGGCGCGCTACACCGCCGAGCAGGAGTCGCAGTTCTCGAACCTGTCCGAGGAGCTCTTCCCCGGGGCCTGA
- a CDS encoding MoxR family ATPase: MFAYSCSVWRICVRPGRRAGGRATGRIRARQALGWPIVGGSGGRRERAGRRAVSPRRGPRFGRSCEAEHSHPTTQEQEAVSLSTTDLETGGVAPGTPSPDELAHVGGVTGRLLGEVEKVVQGKPDVARLALVVLLAEGHLLLEDVPGVGKTMLSKALAAALGCDVGRIQFTPDLLPSDVTGVSIFDAETREFEFRPGPVFHHVVLGDEINRASPKTQSALLECMEEQQVTVDGETYPLAPPFLVVATQNPVEMEGTFALPEAQRDRFLARLSLGYPDAAAEARMLDVHASSDPLADVVAVSHPAEVRDLCEVVRRVHVSAAVRQHAVELVAATRRTPDLVLGASPRATLHLVRAAKVVAALEGRDFVVPDDLLALVVPVLAHRLSVSPRVLASGRDVREVLAEVVASVPVPGPR; encoded by the coding sequence ATGTTCGCGTATTCGTGCAGCGTGTGGCGCATCTGCGTACGTCCTGGGCGTCGCGCCGGAGGCCGCGCCACCGGGCGGATCCGGGCCCGCCAGGCCCTCGGGTGGCCGATCGTGGGGGGAAGTGGGGGACGGAGGGAGCGCGCGGGTCGCCGGGCCGTCAGCCCGCGGCGGGGCCCTCGATTCGGCCGGTCGTGCGAGGCTGAGCACTCGCACCCCACGACCCAGGAGCAAGAAGCCGTGTCCCTGAGCACCACCGACCTCGAGACCGGAGGAGTCGCACCGGGGACCCCGTCGCCCGACGAGCTCGCACACGTCGGCGGGGTGACCGGTCGCCTGCTCGGTGAGGTCGAGAAGGTCGTGCAGGGCAAGCCGGACGTGGCGCGGCTGGCCCTCGTGGTGCTGCTGGCCGAGGGTCACCTGCTGCTCGAGGACGTGCCCGGGGTCGGCAAGACGATGCTCTCGAAGGCGCTCGCCGCCGCACTCGGCTGCGACGTCGGGCGGATCCAGTTCACGCCCGACCTGCTGCCCTCCGACGTCACCGGCGTGTCGATCTTCGACGCGGAGACGCGTGAGTTCGAGTTCCGTCCCGGCCCCGTCTTCCACCACGTCGTGCTCGGCGACGAGATCAACCGCGCCTCCCCCAAGACCCAGTCCGCGCTGCTGGAGTGCATGGAGGAGCAGCAGGTCACCGTCGACGGCGAGACCTACCCCCTCGCGCCGCCGTTCCTGGTCGTGGCGACACAGAACCCGGTGGAGATGGAGGGCACCTTCGCGCTGCCCGAGGCCCAGCGGGACCGGTTCCTCGCGCGCCTCTCGCTCGGGTACCCCGACGCCGCCGCCGAGGCGCGGATGCTGGACGTGCACGCCTCCTCCGACCCGCTCGCCGACGTCGTGGCCGTCTCCCACCCCGCGGAGGTGCGCGACCTGTGCGAGGTCGTACGCCGTGTGCACGTCTCAGCCGCCGTCCGGCAGCACGCCGTCGAGCTGGTGGCGGCGACGCGGCGTACGCCCGACCTGGTGCTGGGCGCCTCACCGCGCGCCACGCTGCACCTGGTGCGTGCCGCCAAGGTCGTCGCGGCGCTCGAGGGCCGCGACTTCGTCGTGCCCGACGACCTGCTGGCGCTCGTCGTCCCGGTGCTCGCGCATCGGCTCTCGGTCTCCCCCCGGGTGCTCGCGTCGGGGCGTGACGTCCGCGAGGTGCTCGCCGAGGTCGTCGCGTCGGTCCCCGTGCCCGGCCCGCGCTGA
- a CDS encoding DUF58 domain-containing protein codes for MSQPSGPSERRPRGLWSTRGVVLLAGGASAALAAAVLGEPDLLRMGIFVAALPLASLAWTLLRAERRLGDLVVHRHVDPPQVATGTPVTVRLTLTRHGARGGTVLAEDLLPPGVSRRTGPPRMLLGGSRATAEVTYTLVPLRRGTISLGPVRARALSPLGLCDRRVAVPGTTDVVVTPRVVPLPVARGLRQPRSVGGHRPRRPGSAPTEDASVRPYRRGDDLRLVHWRSSARRGELQVREGVDLRVPRSIVVLDVSRTPGPGFEAAVDLAASVGTHLLSLDHDLDLALHDGREVLATMRCATPADLLARLSSIEAGDASTALSASPGAALRLGGGDVVVLCTRSGADLRGLASSLPVVASRCSALALVAEDVDRVSSLATGAGAGARGARTADTSPLDDQGWVVRTLRGAEDLRPTWLEDTDRAAAVAGAAR; via the coding sequence GTGTCGCAGCCATCCGGGCCCTCGGAGCGCCGACCCCGAGGACTGTGGTCGACCCGCGGCGTCGTGCTGCTCGCCGGCGGCGCCTCGGCGGCCCTGGCGGCCGCGGTGCTCGGTGAGCCCGACCTGCTGCGGATGGGCATCTTCGTCGCCGCGCTGCCGTTGGCGTCCCTGGCGTGGACCCTGCTGCGAGCCGAGCGCCGCCTCGGCGACCTCGTCGTCCACCGCCACGTCGACCCGCCGCAGGTCGCCACGGGCACGCCGGTCACCGTCCGCCTCACGCTGACGCGACACGGCGCCCGCGGCGGCACGGTGCTGGCCGAGGACCTCCTCCCGCCGGGGGTCTCCCGCCGGACGGGCCCGCCGCGCATGCTGCTCGGCGGCTCCCGGGCCACCGCCGAGGTGACGTACACCCTGGTGCCGCTGCGACGCGGCACCATCTCGCTCGGCCCGGTCCGGGCCCGCGCACTGAGCCCCCTGGGACTGTGCGACCGACGCGTCGCCGTGCCGGGCACGACCGACGTCGTCGTCACGCCCCGGGTCGTGCCGTTGCCGGTGGCCCGCGGCCTGCGTCAGCCCCGCTCCGTCGGAGGCCACCGGCCGCGGCGTCCGGGCAGCGCGCCCACCGAGGACGCGTCGGTGCGTCCCTACCGCCGCGGCGACGACCTGCGGCTCGTGCACTGGCGGAGCTCGGCCCGACGCGGGGAGCTGCAGGTGCGTGAGGGCGTCGACCTGCGCGTGCCGCGCAGCATCGTCGTGCTCGACGTGTCGCGGACGCCCGGCCCGGGCTTCGAGGCCGCGGTCGACCTGGCGGCCTCCGTCGGTACGCACCTGCTCTCCCTCGACCACGACCTCGACCTCGCGCTGCACGACGGCCGCGAGGTGCTCGCCACGATGCGATGCGCCACGCCCGCGGACCTGCTCGCCCGCCTGTCCTCGATCGAGGCCGGCGACGCCTCCACCGCACTCTCCGCCTCCCCCGGGGCCGCGCTGCGACTGGGGGGCGGCGACGTCGTGGTGCTCTGCACCCGCAGCGGCGCGGACCTCCGGGGTCTCGCCTCGTCGCTGCCGGTCGTGGCGAGCCGGTGCAGTGCGCTCGCACTGGTCGCCGAGGACGTGGACCGGGTCTCGTCCCTCGCGACGGGAGCAGGTGCCGGCGCCCGAGGTGCCCGCACCGCCGACACCTCGCCGCTGGACGACCAGGGCTGGGTCGTGCGTACGCTCCGCGGCGCCGAGGACCTGCGCCCGACCTGGCTCGAGGACACCGACCGGGCAGCCGCTGTCGCGGGGGCGGCCCGGTGA
- a CDS encoding DUF3040 domain-containing protein: protein MPLSEEELRLLDQMERALAAEDPKFVSTIRGTSVQRAARRRAYASGAVLVVGMGILLLGAVMSTSPDSGTNPVGIAVGVVGFAIMVGATYVGLTAWRSQYETPAQDDEQGSPGAEEAFGLNLIQGGKSARSGKSGKSGGKAPKRPRSRGAGSSGGSFFERMEQRWQRRRDNGDF, encoded by the coding sequence TTGCCACTGTCGGAGGAAGAGCTGCGACTGCTCGACCAGATGGAGCGCGCGCTCGCCGCTGAGGACCCCAAGTTCGTCTCCACCATCCGTGGCACCTCGGTGCAACGGGCGGCGCGCCGTCGTGCGTACGCCTCGGGAGCGGTCCTCGTCGTCGGCATGGGCATCCTGCTGCTCGGCGCGGTCATGTCGACCTCGCCCGACTCGGGCACCAACCCGGTCGGCATCGCCGTGGGCGTCGTGGGCTTCGCGATCATGGTGGGCGCGACGTACGTCGGGCTCACGGCGTGGCGCAGCCAGTACGAGACCCCGGCCCAGGACGACGAGCAGGGCTCCCCGGGCGCCGAGGAGGCATTCGGGTTGAACCTCATCCAGGGCGGCAAGAGCGCCCGGTCCGGCAAGTCCGGCAAGTCCGGTGGCAAGGCGCCGAAGCGTCCTCGTTCCCGTGGTGCGGGTTCGTCGGGGGGCAGCTTCTTCGAGCGCATGGAGCAGCGCTGGCAGCGTCGTCGCGACAACGGCGACTTCTGA
- the dinB gene encoding DNA polymerase IV → MDAFYASVALRDRPDLVDTPVVVGGGQRGVVLSANYLARERGISSAMPMTRARRLCPGLVVLPPDFAAVEAVSASVMQLFERYTPAVQAMSLDEAALDVTGCLRSRGPREIAEEIRARVHDEHGITCSVGVASSMTVAKMASNLAKPDGVVVVPPERVTAFLHPLEVEQLWGVGEKTGQALRRLGLTTVGAVAHTPVETLRRALGPAQGGQLHRLAWGRCDRRVEPRRVDHAPDRSMGANETFGRDTDDAEVVLRELLRLSGRVGSRMRTAGVVGRTVTLTVRFADFTTITRSRTLAEPTDVTREIHHEASRLFRALGLQRARVRLVGVRVERLRPREGADRQLLLGEREQGWAEADQAADRVVRRFGRTALTPASLLAGDPRRHGLSRPVA, encoded by the coding sequence ATGGACGCCTTCTACGCCTCGGTGGCCCTGCGGGACCGCCCCGACCTGGTGGACACGCCCGTCGTCGTGGGCGGAGGACAGCGCGGGGTGGTGCTCTCGGCGAACTACCTGGCCCGGGAGCGCGGGATCTCCTCGGCGATGCCGATGACCCGGGCGCGGCGGCTCTGCCCGGGGCTGGTGGTGCTGCCGCCGGACTTCGCTGCGGTGGAGGCGGTCTCGGCGTCGGTGATGCAGCTGTTCGAGCGCTACACCCCGGCGGTGCAGGCGATGTCGCTGGACGAGGCGGCCCTCGACGTCACCGGGTGCCTGAGGTCGCGCGGCCCGCGTGAGATCGCCGAGGAGATCCGTGCCCGCGTGCACGACGAGCACGGCATCACCTGCTCGGTCGGGGTGGCCTCGTCGATGACGGTGGCGAAGATGGCCAGCAACCTCGCCAAGCCCGACGGGGTGGTCGTCGTGCCGCCGGAGCGGGTCACCGCGTTCCTCCACCCCCTGGAGGTCGAGCAGCTGTGGGGGGTGGGGGAGAAGACGGGCCAGGCGCTGCGTCGGCTCGGGCTGACCACGGTCGGCGCCGTGGCCCACACGCCGGTGGAGACGCTGCGCCGTGCCCTGGGGCCGGCCCAGGGCGGCCAGCTCCACCGGCTGGCCTGGGGGCGGTGCGACCGCCGGGTCGAGCCGCGCCGTGTCGACCACGCCCCCGACCGCAGCATGGGAGCCAACGAGACCTTCGGCCGCGACACCGACGACGCCGAGGTGGTGCTGCGGGAGCTGCTGCGGCTCTCGGGCAGGGTCGGGTCGAGGATGCGTACGGCCGGGGTGGTGGGGCGCACCGTCACCCTCACGGTCCGATTCGCCGACTTCACCACCATCACGCGGTCACGCACTCTGGCCGAGCCCACCGACGTCACCCGCGAGATCCACCACGAGGCGAGCAGGCTCTTCCGCGCGCTGGGTCTGCAGCGGGCCCGGGTGCGACTGGTGGGGGTGCGGGTCGAGAGGCTGCGTCCGCGGGAGGGCGCCGACCGACAGCTGCTGCTGGGGGAGCGGGAGCAGGGCTGGGCCGAGGCCGACCAGGCGGCGGACCGGGTGGTGCGACGGTTCGGTCGCACCGCACTCACCCCGGCGAGTCTCCTGGCGGGCGACCCCCGCCGGCACGGGCTGTCGCGTCCCGTGGCGTGA